Genomic segment of Jaculus jaculus isolate mJacJac1 chromosome 6, mJacJac1.mat.Y.cur, whole genome shotgun sequence:
agtacagACTCTAAAAAATTGCACACATGAGCccatgagggacatttcataCTTAAATCATACCGTGGTCATTATTGGCTACCTTGGATCAGAACTTTGGTTTTTTAGAGTCACTGATTTCAGAGATTCAATGTGATATTGAAGAATGTGGGAAGCAACTAAATTTGCCAGAATATTCTAAATTCTTTTTAATCTATTATGagaatattgtttttctgtttacaTGCTTGATTAAGGCAGAGTAAAATTAACCTTTTCCATAGTACATGTTCAATTACTTCACATTTCTAAAAAAGCATACAttcctaaattatttttatatttcaataataaataaatgtataaattacTAGATACTAATTTCTGTCATGATTCTAGATGTAATGGCTTTCAATCAAAATAGCCAAACTAATGAAATCTATTTTCCTTAAAACATATTAGTGCTTATCAAAATATTATCAAGTTTGCCTTATAATTAAGTTTCAAGTCATACCAGCTTTAAAATTTTAAGGctacaaaataattataaaatattctatGATAAAACAATAGGAAATAGATATAAAATCTACAAGTATAGGCAGCTACCATTTAGTTGTGTGCTAACTtggtattcttattttttaaatttttttttgtttatttatttgtttatttgagggcgacagagagagagagagagagagagagattgggcgcaccagggcttccagccattgcaaacgaactccagaaatgtgtgcccccttatacgtctggctaatgtgggtcctggagaatcaagccttgaaccgaggtccttaggcttcacaggcaagcgcttaaccactaagccatctctccagtcctctcattttttttttataacttattcttttgaaaattattgagaactttaatatataaacataccaCAAATTGCTCATATTCCCATTAGGTTCCAAATGGACAGTGGGTTACAAATGACAGACACTGGCTtctaaaagacaaaagaaatttgtCAAAGTCTTAACACTTTGTTCCACCCTGGAGAACTTATCTCtgattttctgtctctgttcctCAACTCTCCCAAAACAAAAGCACTGAAGTTCTGAAGCCTGCCATGTTGTTTTCTAGTGAGCAGCAGCCCTCCAAAAACAGGATGGGTATCAGACTGTGAGAGTTCTCACAGTAAATTTTACCTCCTACCCTAAGTCTGTACCTCTCCCTGCTATCTTCCACAGAGCCCCCTTCACATCCTTGTTCCTAAGAGTATAAATCAGGGGGTTGAGCATAGGGGTAACTATAGTATAAAAAAGGGCAACGAACTTCCCCTCACTCTCAGAATAAGTGCCCATAGGTTGTAGGTATGTGTAGATGGCTGAGCCATAGAACAGAGAAACCACCAAGAGGTGGGACCCACAAGTCCCCAAGGCCTTTCTACACCCTGTCATTGACTTGACCTTCAGTACTACACTGGCAATACGTGCATAGGAACCAAGAATTAGCGCTATAGGAAAAACCAAGATTATGGCTCTTGCCACAAACATCTTGACCTCTGTTCCACTTGTATCCTCACAAGCCAACTTCAGGAAAACAGGCATCTCACAGAAAAAGTGATTTAACTGATGACCACAGAGAGGTATGGCCATCATGAGGCCTGTTTGAATCAGAGAGTTCAGGAAGCCTCCCATCCATGAAGTAATGGCTAAAACCTGGCACAGAAGAGGGTGCATGAGGGCTGTGTAGTGCAGTGGGCGACACACGGCAGCATAGCGGTCAACGGCCATCACCACCAGGAGCACACACTCTGTAGAGCCCAATGCAAGGGATATAAACAGCTGGGCCACACATCCACCGTAGCTAATGGCCCTGTCAAGTCCATGCAGGTTGATTAGGAGCTGGGGCACAGTGCTGGTGGTGTAGCAGATGTCTAGAaaggagaggtgagagaggaaaaaGTACATGGGCTTATGAAGTTGAAGGTCCAGCTGAGAGACAGCGATGATGGTAGCGTTGCCCAAGAGAGTCAGGGAGTAGAAAATTGAGATTAATACAAAAAGGATGAGTTCCAGTTGAGGCCAATCTGAAAAGCCCACCAAAATGAAGCCTCCTCCAAAACTTGTGTTGAAATGTCCCATAGCATTCAACCTACACAAGTAACAGAAGACAATTCAATGCCTGCTATGaagaacatggattttttttataatactcAAAAATTCCCCTAATTAGCTATAACTCATCATTCTACATTCCAATTTGCTTTTTCTGTTCATTCTGTcccatcttcttcctcttcattAGTGTGGAGATAACTGAATTAGGACAATGTGGCTTTTGTGTGGACCTCTTAGTCCTGCCCTGATGTGTTTTAAGACTTTCTCTAGGCCAATCAATTCTGTGTGTCTGATGTTTTCTTGTCCAAAAGAAGAAATGATATGTGTACTACCTTCCTGATATACGGATATAAATGTACTAATATGAAAACAGCTTTTAAAGGTATAACGTGGGATTGGAGGTTCAACTCAgtagtagagtagtttggttggattcccagcactgaaaaagcaaagaaaaataatcaaaatcttATGTGCAAGCAGTGTCGTGTTAGTATTCTGTGGCCTCATTTGCTCCTCTTTTTTGGTCCCTGAGGTGAGCTGTGACTGCAGTGTTTCTCTGTGGTGCGCATCTGCTTCCTTCTGCTCCGGGAAAACGGTCAGCGCACCAACCCGGGAAGCCCCCTCACGCAGCTTCCATCTGGCTAAAAGGACTAAGAAGAGTGAAAGGGAAAATAACTTGTagcaaatatttctctttttttcatgaaGCATCATACTAGGAACATACTTTACATTTCTGTCCAACTGATAAATCCATCTTAGAATTTCTCAGGAAGAgttattctctcttctctgccccaAACTTCTCTGCACGGGTTCTCTCTAACTTGTTCCTCTCTCAATGAAactctttcatgtctttttttcccttaagAAGCTCAGAGCTATGTGCTAGAGGAACACAGTGAATTAAAAACATGTGTCTCCCTTCTCAGCATATCGGAGATGCTAAATTAATGTTACTTTCATCCATGGAatgcagtagcagcagcagcagcagtagataATTTCTGTTGAGCGAAAATTTTGACTCTCCCTTCAGTTTGCATGAAAATCCATTTCCTTCAGGAAATCTAAGAAGTAATTGTTAATATACTTTAATAAACTATGGCAGTGGGATATACATaaaatttctttcctttaaacattatatattttttgtgatAAAGTTGAAAGTTTATCAGAAAGCAAGAAGTCAGTAATTGTTTGAAGATTCACCAATGTTTAATGTGATCAATTATAGCAAGTTAATCCATTCCTCTATTAAGTCACTGAACTTGAAGTTCCTCAATGCTTCAATGCTTCAGAGACGATTCCAGGAAGGTACCTGGGTACCATGTTTGATGCCCTTGTGGGAGAGATGGAGAAACCTGTATATGATAAAGACAAAGTTAATAGATATGTTGCTTAAACTAGCATGTGTGACATAGTTTTGAATCACTGCTTTAGTAATTTAGTAAGAGCACTCAGCTACGAAGTCCACAGTCACATTTCCACCCATCAGCTTCACCTCCGTGATTCTTCTGAAGTCTTCCTTGAGTCTTAAATCACTTAAttgcaaaataaaacataacttaTTTCGGAAGATTTTGATGAGGATTAAGTGCTCTCATACACACTTAAATTGCAGAGAATATGCTACATGTACTTTTAACATTTGTCTGCATACACCAACATTCTTTAAACACCAACCAACAGGATCTTATTAATTCAGCAGTTTGTTCGTTTCCCAGTGCACTTGAGGATTATAAAGGTTTCTCAACAAACATGTTTCATGAATTAATAAATGTATTCTACACCATggcaccacacacactacacataaatATCCTGGATAAAAATTTTTCTGTGGAAGAATGAAGAATTAGCACAGGTGTCTTGTTTCTAATTTAGTGGCACGAGGATTTTAACCACTCACAATCTATACTGTAACAAATTGTATTTATAATAACATATTATTAACATATCTAAAATTGAACAAAGGCTCATAAGACTTATATGAAAATTCGTGTAATCATTATCTAAAAGGATGCTAATGTATTGAAAAAAGAAGCTGAGGACCATTAAGTGGCTGCCATTATGCATAAGATAATATTGAGTGGGCAAAATAAGGCTTAGCTTCAAAACCCAAGCTGTCTGTATATAGAATTGAGGGGATAACATTAAGAACTtcacagacatttcctccttaaatgggaaaaaaattttaagtggaaAATAACAAGTGGCCTGGGaatgtaacaacaacaaaaacaaacaaacaaacaacaacaaaaaaaaaccctttccacCTAAGCAGTGCTCCCTTGACACTTGGCTAATGAATTTTAACAAGTGTGAGCTAAGCACTTCAGTTTGGAGTGAAATCTAAAAGACATCTCTCCCCATATACATGATGTCAAAGTAACAACTTACTGAATGAAGCCTTTGACTCACTTCCTTATTCACAGCGTATTGATTGCCCTATTATCTTCCCCAGCattcattttccatttctgtccttcttcttcttcatttttttttttcgaggtagggtctcattctggaccaggctgacctggaattcactatgtagtctcggggtggcctcaaactcacagcgatcctcctacctctgcctcccgaaggctgggattaaaggcgtgcgccaccacacctggctcatccatttctttctttatgggAATTTATGTCTTTGACTCTCCTTGATCTAGCaggtaaaatattttctgaaaaaaaatcctcaagTTTTATCACAAGTAAAGTTATGGAAAAGTCAATTTTGTAACataaaataagattaatcaattgaTCTTTACtcaggttttcagtttcagggccTGGAGCAATGACTGGCCTATGAATGTGTTCAGTTTGTCCCTGAGCCTGCAAGTACTTGTACCAGTTCATGAACAAGTCCTTTGTCATGAAGCAGTTTCAGTCTCACATGCACAACAAGGTGTGGAAGTAACTTTGCTTCTTCAAAATCTGGTCTTTTGATGTGGAATATGACTATATATACGTGCATTTTGTGGATAATTGATATTATATGAAACTTACTCCCTTAAGCTTATGCAGCTAGAGCAAAATGTACACAAATGAGAATATTTTGACATATGTGAAGTCAAGTGAGAGGATATGTCAATGTGTAATAATGGAGGACGATTAGTCACAAAATATACAGTTTCATAAATTTCACATTTCTATATCGTTAAACCAGGTAACCAATAGAGTTGGTTCACTCAGCCATTCACTGACCTTGATCCTGATGGCTTCAAAAGTGACACAAAAAACTGTCAGAATTTAGAGAAGTGCAAGAGACATGTCCCTGTGCAATACCGATTTCTTTTGTTGGGCGGAGGCCTTAGATCAGAGTTCCTGTCCTGGAAAAATTGATTGATTGCAAGATGATTACAAATGATTCTGTCCGGAGCAGAGAAGTCACTGGAGCTCATAACCTAGAAGGTAGCAGAACTCTTTCTGTGCACCTCATGCTCGCCCTAAGAACTGCAACCAGGGAAGGAACTACTGTCTTATCGAAGCATCTCTGGACATATGGCTGAGCTGTGTGTATTACTGCATCATCTCCTGACTCTAACACTTAGCACCTCAGCTCTGCCCTTTTGAGCATTACCAATTCCTCCTAGCAAATAATGGTTCACCAAGTGTGGCCTTGGAGAGTTCTGTGTCCCAATATAGTAATTATGTTCAACTGGAAGGCAATTGGAGATCTACCTTGAAGTCTTCAGTTCTCTCTAATCTCCCTTCTCTGTTCAAATGAAAGTGATGGATTCAGAGCACACCTTACTTACCCATAAGACTCTGCAGCATCATGACATTCCTCACAGGTCTCAACTTTGATCCCTGTCCTACCGGCCAGACCAAATTTCAAGACTCATTTGAAGCCTACCATGTTTACTACATACCTAATGTCTTTTCCTTACCTCCTCATACAATACTCAAATATTCTCATAGATGTATGAGATTGATCCAACTTAATATttatttcctggggctggagaaatggcttagccatgaagcgcttgcctgtgaagcctaaggaccctggttcgaggctccattctccaggacccacgttagccagatgcacaagagggtgcacacatctggaatttgtttgcagcagctagaggccctagcacgcccattctctctctctatctgcttctttctgtctctgtcactctcaaataaaaataaaattaaaaaaaaatttatttccttgCTAAAAAGGTTGATGATATTTAAttcattattacttttttgtctggtttttaaaaagccagttgAAAATCAGCATATTCTTTATTAATGTAGTCATTTTTATTGAGTAACAGCTTTGTATAGATTGTGGGATATAAAAATATCAaacctttaaaattatatgtagggggctagagagatttctcagtggttaagacacttgcttgcatagcttgatagcctggattcaattccccagtacccacataaagcaagatgcaccaagtggtgcatgcatctagagttcatttgcagttgatagaggtcctggaacatccatttttctctctctgtctttatctctttctctctctctgcttgcaaataaataaaaatattttaaaataattaccctaatattaataataataacagctagCCCATAGTGATGGTATAAAAGTTGCTTACCTTGTGTGTGTCATCCTTGTCCACATTTTAGAAATTATGAAGCCAAGACAGGGAGGTTAAGTAAATTTTCCCAGAGCCACATAGCTACTAAGTGGTAgaactgggatttgaacccagtaAGTACACAGATTTCAAGCATTCCTAAGTCCTTCTCATGGGACTGAATTCCTGTAGCTGCACCCAGAAGCAGCTGCTCCCTTAGGGCTAAACCAGGGTATGAAATCCCTGattgcctgagttcagttccccaatacccacataaagccatatgctcaaagtggtacatgcatatagtgttcatttgcagtggctaaagtcaggatatggagtgcccattctctgtgtgtatgtctattgttgttttttctctctccatttctctctctctccttgcaaataaataaataaaatatggtttaAAATTATATGTGCATAATTAAAGGATCATAACATAATGTAGAAAAACATTATCTGCCATTACAAATATGTCAGCCCTGAAAATCTGCCTTGAAATGCTGTTTCCCCATACTATGGAGTACATGATACTTGATAATGACTATGTTACTGCTTTATTATTTAGTTTGATATGAATTGTTTATTGTAGTATTGATGTGGCTAAATCTGTACCAGGGTTTGTGGATTAGTGATAATGCATGTGAGTTGCCTGGTATGTGCTAGACATTGATTCAGTGATCATTGTTGTTACTCTAATACCAACATTATTCACTGGCTTCCACTTACCTGAAAAGAGGACAGAAGCTACGGTCCCTGACTCCACATATATCCTAAATCTAATGACAGCAGACACCGTCAGAGATAATGGAAATCAGCATGGTAACTGCGATGGTCTCATTTCATTCAGAAACTTTAAAACAATTGAGGAAATCATtgggatatttatttaaatattgctACCTTTCTGAAACTACTGTGTCTTTAATTATCTCACTGACTCTTACTCTACACATAATTAATGCAAATGGTGCAGTCATGAAAGACAGAATTATTGTACAAGGTGGCAATATTCCTGCATTGGCCTCTTTAGTATT
This window contains:
- the LOC101613335 gene encoding olfactory receptor 10-like, coding for MGHFNTSFGGGFILVGFSDWPQLELILFVLISIFYSLTLLGNATIIAVSQLDLQLHKPMYFFLSHLSFLDICYTTSTVPQLLINLHGLDRAISYGGCVAQLFISLALGSTECVLLVVMAVDRYAAVCRPLHYTALMHPLLCQVLAITSWMGGFLNSLIQTGLMMAIPLCGHQLNHFFCEMPVFLKLACEDTSGTEVKMFVARAIILVFPIALILGSYARIASVVLKVKSMTGCRKALGTCGSHLLVVSLFYGSAIYTYLQPMGTYSESEGKFVALFYTIVTPMLNPLIYTLRNKDVKGALWKIAGRGTDLG